In one Lycium barbarum isolate Lr01 chromosome 7, ASM1917538v2, whole genome shotgun sequence genomic region, the following are encoded:
- the LOC132604174 gene encoding polyadenylation and cleavage factor homolog 4 yields MAFQNDAVVIAPPQKPSTPSSIIERFRAALKEREDELKAYNNEDEDDVIVLPPNMDEIVRLYELLLSDLTFNSKPMITDFTIIAGEQREHSQGIADAICARILEVPVEQKLPSLYLLDSIVKNIGRDYVRHFSVHLPEVFCEAYRQVHPSMHPAMRHLFGTWSTVFPAPVLRKIETRLQFSQPGVQQSSGLTSSRASESPRPTHGIHVNPKYLEARRQLGHSTIDSVRAENRTGHTSSDLEATQVLSKASKNVRSSSPYRVGPPRSLSPTLDEFAVDDSAIGLREGASPSHPALDYGLNRARGRDDDRSEWQRILPDDAHQQPDIPAKYSVNKAIDLQGPRALIDAYGIDEREKVANQRQQKIGNATINGLGDRLAVKTWQNTEEEEFNWEDMSPTLADQSPFNDLSTSVRHPQSIRMRPGIDSQHTMPLVTDPRRSWSNQGQYSLVHDSSLDDVHSSGRGARNKITGYCDETSLISGSHYLQKLPKNVPQLPQRHLTGEGSGISSAAAESKHPLISNLAADGHTWRLPYVPPRMNPTFDSSVQDIRVAADGHTWRSPYVPTNVHNPQCLTSKSVVLPHNHIRSPFELKNASNSVVNHSLDRAVLPEQHTDNLKSSSYIKFPQFPSQHPGSFSANHQNPEQMASAEPQLLLSQRIHQTMPPSASLPASNHLQLPPIYRYPPQGPGYRPVSGPQVSMPLVNVPNASSQFSWGALQPLPRGPLPMSSQFMPPAGQVTPNPPAGGFSSLISSLMAQGLISLTNQAPAQDSVGLDFNPDLLKVRHDSAVTALYADLPRQCTTCGLRFKCQEAHSSHMDWHVTKNRVSKNRKQKSSRKWFVSVNMWLSGTEALGSDAVPGFLPTEQVVETKDDEELAVPADDEQNVCALCGEPFDDFYSDETEEWMYRGAVYMNAPNGSTVGMERSQLGPIIHAKCRSESSATPHEDSRRVDEVQEDESQRKRMRS; encoded by the exons ATGGCTTTCCAAAACGACGCCGTCGTTATAGCGCCGCCACAAAAACCCTCAACACCTTCTTCAATAATTGAGAGATTTAGAGCGGCATTGAAAGAAAGAGAAGATGAACTTAAGGCTTATAATAATGAGGATGAGGATGATGTTATTGTGTTGCCGcctaatatggatgaaattgttAGGCTTTATGAGTTGCTTTTATCGGACTTGACTTTTAATTCTAAGCCTATGATTACTGATTTCACTATAATTGCTGGTGAACAGAGAGAACATAGTCAAGGTATTGCTGATGCAATTTGTGCAAGGATTCTTGAG GTCCCAGTTGAGCAGAAGCTACCCTCATTATACCTTCTGGATAGTATTGTAAAGAATATTGGCAGGGACTACGTCAGGCATTTCTCTGTCCATTTACCTGAG gTTTTCTGTGAGGCATACAGGCAAGTGCACCCTAGCATGCATCCTGCAATGCGCCATCTCTTTGGAACGTGGTCGACTGTGTTCCCAGCACCTGTCCTCCGCAAAATTGAGACTCGTCTCCAGTTTTCACAGCCGGGGGTCCAACAATCTTCTGGCTTGACTTCGTCCAGAGCATCTGAATCACCAAGACCAACTCATGGCATTCATGTAAATCCAAAATATTTGGAAGCAAGGCGTCAGCTTGGGCACTCCACTATTGATTCT GTGAGAGCTGAAAATCGTACAGGCCATACATCTTCAGATCTGGAAGCAACACAAGTTCTGTCTAAAGCTTCAAAGAATGTGAGATCATCCTCTCCTTATAGAGTGGGCCCTCCGAGGTCATTGTCACCCACCCTCGACGAGTTTGCAGTGGATGATTCTGCCATAGGACTCAGAGAAGGGGCCTCACCATCTCATCCTGCACTTGACTATGGGCTTAACAGAGCAAGAGGTAGAGATGATGACAGGAGTGAGTGGCAGAGAATTTTGCCTGATGATGCCCATCAGCAACCAGACATTCCTGCTAAATACAGCGTGAACAAGGCAATTGATCTTCAAGGACCGAGAGCTTTGATTGATGCTTATGGAATTGATGAAAGGGAAAAGGTAGCCAATCAGAGGCAACAAAAGATTGGCAATGCCACTATTAATGGCTTAGGTGATAGGTTAGCCGTAAAGACGTGGCAAAATACCGAAGAGGAAGAGTTCAACTGGGAAGATATGAGTCCAACTTTAGCAGATCAGAGTCCTTTTAATGATTTGTCAACATCAGTTCGCCATCCTCAGAGTATTAGGATGAGACCTGGTATTGATTCACAACATACTATGCCTTTGGTGACTGACCCTAGAAGGAGCTGGTCTAATCAAGGACAATATTCTTTAGTTCATGATTCTTCCTTGGATGATGTTCACTCG TCTGGTCGAGGGGCGAGAAATAAAATTACTGGATATTGCGATGAGACATCTCTGATTTCAGGTTCGCATTATCTTCAAAAGCTTCCAAAAAATGTGCCACAGTTGCCTCAAAGACATTTAACGGGTGAAGGAAGTGGAATCTCATCAGCTGCTGCTGAATCCAAGCATCCTTTGATTAGCAATTTGGCTGCTGATGGACATACTTGGAGGCTACCATATGTTCCGCCAAGAATGAATCCTACTTTTGACTCTTCAGTTCAGGATATTCGGGTGGCTGCTGATGGACATACTTGGAGGTCACCATATGTTCCTACAAATGTGCATAATCCCCAATGTTTGACTTCAAAATCTGTTGTTCTGCCTCATAATCATATCAGAAGTCCTTTTGAACTAAAGAATGCTAGCAATTCAGTTGTCAATCATAGTCTGGACAGGGCAGTTCTTCCTGAGCAACATACTGATAATTTGAAGAGCAGCTCATATATCAAGTTTCCGCAATTTCCTAGTCAACATCCTGGGTCATTTTCTGCAAATCATCAAAACCCTGAACAAATGGCTTCAGCAGAACCTCAGCTATTGCTTTCTCAGCGTATTCATCAGACGATGCCTCCAAGTGCCTCACTTCCAGCCTCGAACCACTTGCAATTACCACCAATTTATAGATACCCTCCACAGGGTCCTGGTTACCGTCCAGTTTCAGGTCCACAGGTGTCTATGCCATTGGTTAATGTCCCAAATGCATCATCACAATTTTCTTGGGGAGCCTTACAACCTTTGCCCAGAGGCCCACTTCCTATGTCTTCTCAATTCATGCCACCTGCAGGTCAGGTTACTCCTAACCCTCCGGCAGGAGGCTTTTCAAGCTTGATTAGCTCGCTGATGGCCCAAGGTTTGATTTCATTGACAAATCAAGCTCCCGCACAg GATTCTGTGGGCCTTGATTTTAATCCGGATCTTCTTAAGGTTCGTCATGATTCTGCGGTAACTGCTTTATATGCTGATCTGCCAAGACAGTGCACAACTTGTGGCCTACGATTTAAATGCCAAGAGGCTCACAGCAGTCATATGGATTGGCATGTAACTAAGAATCGAGTGTCAAAAAATCGCAAGCAGAAGTCTTCTCGTAAGTGGTTTGTAAGTGTCAACATGTGGCTTAGTGGTACAGAGGCTTTAGGATCTGATGCAGTTCCTGGGTTTCTACCGACTGAGCAAGTTGTGGAAACGAAGGATGATGAAGAATTGGCCGTCCCTGCTGACGACGAGCAGAATGTTTGTGCACTTTGTGGAGAGCCTTTTGATGATTTTTACAGTGACGAGACTGAAGAATGGATGTATAGGGGGGCTGTCTACATGAATGCACCAAATGGGTCAACTGTTGGAATGGAAAGGTCTCAGTTAGGTCCAATTATTCATGCAAAATGCAGATCTGAATCTAGTGCAACTCCACACGAGGACTCCAGAAGAGTGGATGAG GTTCAGGAAGATGAGAGTCAAAGGAAACGAATGCGGAGTTAG